The following DNA comes from Halorhabdus tiamatea SARL4B.
CCCCCGACCACGCGATCTACGGGAGTAACACTTCCAGCCTCTCGATCACGGACCTCTCAGAGCTTACCGACCGTCCGAACCGGTTCTGTGGGATGCACTTTTTCAACCCGCCGGTCCGGATGGACCTGGTCGAGGTCATCCGGGGGGCACACACCGACGACGAGATCCTGGAGACGATCGAGACACTCGCCGAAGACCTCGGGAAGACGCCGGTCCGCGTCCGCAAGGACAGACCAGGGTTCATCGTCAACCGGATTCTCATCCCGATGCTCAACGAAGCCGCCTGGCTCGTCGAGGACAACCTCGCGACCGTCGAGGAAGTCGACGCGACCGCGACCGAGTCGCTGGGACTGCCGATGGGTGCCTTCGAGTTGAGCGATCAGATCGGCAACGACGTCACGTTGCACATCCTCGAGCACTTCCAGGATGTCGTGGGCGACGCCTACGATCCCGCACCGCTACTCGAGCGAGCTGTCGCGGAGGAGCGCCTCGGCCGCAAGACCGACGAAGGGTTCTACGACTACGACGACGGCGGTGTGGACTACGAGGCTGTCGACCCACGTACGGACGTCGAACACCGACTGCTCGCGGCCATGGCGAACGAAGTAGCCACGCTCCTGGCGGAGGACGTGGCGACGAATGAGGCCATCGACCAGGCGATGGGGCTCGGCGCTGGCTTCTCCGAGGGGCCCGTCGCCCTCTTCGAGGCAGCCGGACTGGAGACGCTGGTCGAGACGCTGGACGCAGCCCACGAGGACACGGGTGCAGAGCGATACGTCGCCGCCGAATCTCTCCGCACGGCGGCCGAAACGGGAGGGTTCGGCGCATGAGCGACGCCGACTACGAGACGCTGCTGGTCGATGTCGAGGACAGCGTCGGCCGCGTCACGATCGACCGGCCCGAACGGATGAACGCGATCAGCCCTACGCTGCTCGAGGAACTGGCCGACGCGATCGAAGGGCTCGAAGCGAACGACGACGTGCGAGCGGTCGTCCTCGCCGGCGCGGGCGACCGGGCGTTCTCGGCAGGTGCTGACCTCTCGGCGATCACCGAGGGCGATGCCGTCGACGTCGCCGAACTCTCCCAGCGGGGTCAGGAGACCTTCGCGGCCGTCAAGGAGTGTTCGATGCCGGTCCTGGCCGCGATCGACGGGTTCTGTCTCGGTGGCGGGATGGAGTTGGCGACCCATGCAGACCTCCGGATCGCGACCGAGGACGCCGTCTTCGGCCAGACTGAGCACAACCTCGGCCTGATGCCCGGCTGGGGCGGCACCCAGCGCCTCCAGCGGATCGTCGGCGAAGGGCGCGCGAAGGAGGTCATCTTCACCGCCGATCACTTCGACGCGGCCACGATGGCCGAGTACGGCTTCCTCAACGAGGTGCTCCCGGAGAGCGAGTTCGAGGATCGCGTCGACGAACTCGCTGCCGATCTCGCTGCTGGCCCGCCGATCGCCCAGAACCTGACCAAGCGCGCGATGCACAGGGGCCAGGACGACATCGAGGCCGGTCTGGAGATCGAATCACGGGCCTTCGGGTTGTTACGAGACACTGCTGACCTGCTGGAGGGGATCGACGCCTTCCAGGAGGACCGCGATCCGGAATTCAGCGGCGAGTGACCGTCTCGTCCCCGAGCTATCCCCAGCATTGGGCACTGTCTGTCGCCGTAGCTGACCGCCAGCCACGTCGACTGGGTTGCCAATCCTTATTATTCGACCGGCCGCAGTTAACATATGGCCGTCGTCAGCGTCTCGATGCCCGACGAGTTGCTCGATCGCATCGACGAGTTCGCGTCCGAACACGGGTACACTGGCCGCAGCGAGGTCGTCCGCGAGGCTGCCCGGAACCTGATGGGCGAGTTCGAAGACCAGCGTCTCGAGGGGCGCGACCTGATCGCACTCGTGACCGTGGTGTTCAACTACGAGACGACCAGCGTCGAGCAGCGCCTGATGGCGTTGCGTCACAGCCACGACTCGCTGGTGACCGCGAACCTCCACAGTCACGTCAGCGACGCCTACTGTATGGAAGTGTTCGTTCTGGAAGGCGAACTCACAGACATCTCCGAGTTCGTCGGCCAGATCCGGGCGATCCAGGACACGCTCACGGTCGACTACTCGGTCACGCCCGTTGACAGTATCGAGCACATGATCGAGTCGGCCTGACGCGGCGACGACGTATCGAAGAGCACAGCACTCAGTACACCCAAAGACGCTCGATCCGATCGCTGATAGCAGGGTACTCCGCCTTCAGCACCTCGGGATCGGTCTCGCCGTCGACGTTGACGACGTGGACTTCCCCACGTCGGCCGTCGTAGCGGTCCTGGAAGTCGTAGACGACACCGACGACGTCGACGGACTCGGGGATGTCCGGACTATTCTGGAGGAACTCGACCTGTCGGTCGACGTTGTACTCGACGAGGTGGTCGATTGCCCGTTCGCGCTCCAGCTCCTCGGGGAGCGCCTCGACGCCCGCCCGGAGGTGAGGCACGAGCAGCCCGACGGAGTATTCGATGCCCGGCGGTTCGGAGAGGCCGTCAGTCAGGGCGTCGTAGGTCGCGGTGACCGCGCCACAGCCGGTGTGGCCCACGATGACGGCCGTTTCGGTGCCAGTATGTTCGATCGGATAGAGGACGTCACCCGAGACGACGGCCTCGCCGTCGACGTGCTGGATGACGCGGTTACCGATGTTGCTGACAGTAAAGAGGTGGCCCGGCCGAGCGTTCCCCCAGGCGTGATCGGCGAGGACGCGCGAGTCCGAACAGGTCACGGTGACGGCGTCCGGCCGCTGGCCGTCCTGGACGGCGTCGAACTGATCGTCGAATGCGCGCGCGTGGTCGTCGTTGCCGGCGAGCATGGACACGAAGACGTCCCGCATACGCAGCCAGAACCCTGCCGATGATTTAGGCGTTGAGATTTTCCGATCGGTTCGACCGGGCCGATTCAGAATCGCTGTCCTGGGATCGAATTGGCGTGCCCGTGGGCAATCTCAGGTCGACGAGTGCCTGCGTTCGAGCAGCGATCAACGCACAAAGGTAAGTAGCTTCCTCGTGGAAACGTCCGTATGGTCGAACGGGAAATCGACGACGTGGACACGGCGATTCTGTACGCGCTCCAGGAGGACGCCCGGAACCTGTCTTCGGGGGACATCGCGGAGCGAACCGGGACTTCCGACAGCACCGTTCGCAAGCGAATCCAGCGCCTCGAATCCGAGGACGTGATCAAGGATTACAGCGCACGCGTCGATTACCAGAAGTCGGGCTACCCCCTCCGGATGTTGCTCTACTGTACCGCCTCGATCCCCGAACGCGGCGAACTCATTTCGGACATCCTGGCCATCGACGGTGTCGTCTCCGTCCAGGAACTCGTCACCGGCGAACAGAACTTACTCGTTACCGTGGTCGGCGAGTCCGACAGCGACATCACGCCCGTCGCCCAGGAATTGCTCGACATGGGGCTCACCGTCGCCGACGAGGTACTCGTTCGAACCCACGAAACCACCCCTTTTGGCCGGTTCGACCCTGAAACGTCGACCGGGGACGACGCCTGAACGACGTCTTCGACGTCCGACTCTCGACCCCAGTCGCCCCAAAGCCCTGCTCTTGATACTGCCGGCTGTACGTTCGTACAGATATGCATCACACCGGGTGGCGAATTCCGTCAGTCTGTTACAGCCGGCAGTATGAGTCGCCTGTCATCAGTTCCCGCTCGTGCGTTCACACTATAATCATAATGTTCTATAGTTTTAAACCCGGAGAACAGATTGTGACTATAACAAGATTTAATATTCAATCTGTTCTCGTAGGGTTGTAGATGCGACCGTATCCGGACGGTGGCTGCGTTCAGTCGCCCGGGCGGTCGTGAGGGACAACGATGGCAGGACGCACTTCGAAACCGACGGTCGGAGCGCTCCCGGACGCGACGGTGAAGTCTCCCGTCGTCTCCGTCGTACTGACGTGGCTCGCGTGGGCGTTGTTCGCCGCCAGCGTCGCTGCGCTGGTCACACGAGTGCGATTCGGGATAACGGGGGAGATTCCGGGCGTGGTCGCGGTCGACGGGTTGACCGTTCTACTCTGGGTAGTCGTGTCGTTCTTCAGCGGGATCGTCCACAGTTACTCGCGTCGCTACATGGCGGGTAGCGCTCACGAAGAGCGGTTTTTCGCCGGCGTGTTCGGATTCACGGTGATCGTGATGGCGCTGGTCGCCGCCGACCACCTCGCGCTGTTCTGGGTGCTCTGGCTCGCGATGGGGCTGGTCATGGCAGCCCTCGTCGGTATCGTCGAGGGGTGGCACCAGGCACGGGCGGCCGCCAGCGTCGCCCGCCGGTACTTCCTCGCAAGCAGCGCGTTCCTCGGAATCGGGTTCGTGACGCTGTGGTGGGCGACCGGTGCCCAGACAGTCTCGGGCGTCGCCGCGGCTGCCGACGGGCTGGCCGGTCCAGTCTGGCTTGTGAGTGCTGGAGCCGTCGTCCTCGCGGCGATGATCCAGTCCGCCCTGCTCCCGTTTCACACCTGGCTGCTGGCCTCGATGACTGCGCCCACGCCGGCATCGGCGCTGATGCACGCCGGGTTCGTCAACGCCGGCGGCATCCTCCTGACTCGATTCGCGCCGGTCGTCACTGGTGATCCGACGCTCATGCTCGTGATCGTCGTTCTGGGGGCGATCAGCGCGCTCGGCGGGAAGTTCCTCAAAGCCGTCCAGCCGGACGTCAAGAGCAGGCTGGCCTGTTCGACGGTCGGGCAGATGGGCTTCATGATCATGCAGGCCGGCCTCGGTTTCTTCGGGGCCGCGATCACCCACCTCGTCCTCCACGGGTTCTACAAGGCCCATCACTTCCTGAGTGCGGGCGAAGAAGTCGAACACACCGCTCCGGGCGGCGAGTCTCGTGACCTGGGCGTCGTCGGATTCGGCATCACGCTCCTAACCGGACTCGCCGGCGGCGCGGTGTTCGCGGTTCTGACGGGCAAAGGGCTCCATTTCGACAGCGGGCTCGTGCTCGCGCTGATCGTGACCCTCACGACACTCCAGGCGGCCCGCAGCGTCGTCGCGCGGATGTCGCTGCCGGCAGTCCTCCGGTACGGGGCGATTCCGGTCGTCTTTCTGCCGGCGATCGCTGGCTACGCCCTCGTCTACTCGGTCGTCTCGACGCTCCTCGGCGACCTTCCTGTCCTCGCGGCACCGACTGAATTGACCGTCGTCCACGGCGTCGTCGTCGCCGGATTCCTCCTCGCGTACGCTGGCGTGGAGACTGGCGTTTACAAGCGCAGCGCGCGCCTCTACGTCGCGCTCGTGAACGCGAGTCAGCCGCCGACCGACACCCTCCTGACCGACAGAGGTGACTACAATGAGCAGTGATACCACGATCGAAGACAGCATCGACAAGGCCGCGAGTACCGTGGCTGGCGCGTGGCCGATCCACTCGTTCGTGACGGCCAACCCCCTCTCGGGATTCGAGGACGCGCCCTTCGAGGAGGCCGTCCGACAGGCAAGCGACCTGCTGGGTGGGCGCGGGTACCCGTCCCCGGAGACGTTCCGGTCGGCGCTTGCAGACGGGCGGATCGACCGCGAGGTCCTCGCCGCGGAACTCGCGGCGCGTGGTTACGACGCCGAGCCCGAAACGCTGCTTGCACAGATGGACGACGATAGCGACCAGGACGGGACCGGCGCTGCCACAGCGCGTGTCGATCACGTCCTGACGAAGTGGCTGTCGGCGTTTCTCGATACGGGGCAGGCGACGTGGCCGATGCCCAACCGCGAGGACGGATTCTACGCCGCCTTCCGTCAGATGGCCGACCACGACGGACAGATCCCCGAACGCGGCATTCTCACCGATCTTCCATCGGATCCGGTTGCAACTATCGAGACCGTTCTGGAGTCGTCGCCGGAGAGCCAGTGGGTGCCGATCCTCGAGGAACAACTGGCTGCCCTGCCCGGCTGGACCGCCCTTCTCAAGCAACGTGCCAGCGACGGGAGCGCCTGGCAGTCGAAAGCCCCGATCACGCTGACCGGCTATCTGGCGGCCCGTTTCGCACTGCTCGAGGCGTTCGACGTCGACATCCGCCCCCAGAACTCGGCCACTACGAGGACCGAGACGGCTACGGATATCGCCCCGGCGTTCCTGACCGCGTGGGAGCGCAGTTACCGGAACGAGCTCCTCGACAGTGTCGCCGCCGAAAGCGAGTCCCTCGCGGAATCCGAGCCCGCGGGTCGCCCGGACGCCCAACTGGTGTTCTGTATCGACACGCGGTCGGAGGTGATCCGCCGCCACGTCGAGGCGACCGGGGACTACGAGACCCACGGCTACGCCGGTTTCTTCGGCGTCCCGATGGAGTATCAGGCCTACGACGCCGACGTGTCGGTCGACGCCGCTCCGCCAATCGTCGATCCGGCACACCGGATCACCGAGATGCCGACCGAGGACGACGCCAGAACGAGTCACGACCGCTGGTCGGCGATCCGTGAAGCTGCCGGTGAGGCGATCGAAACGTTGACAGCGAACCCGACGACGGCCTTCGGGTTCGTCGAGCAATCGGGCAGCGGGTACGGACTGTCGCTTGCGGCCCGGACGCTGCTCCCTCGTCGTGTTCGGGAGCTGTTGGACGCCGCAGGTGACGTGGCCCCCGAGACTCACGAGTTCAGCGAGCCACTCCTCGACCACCAGCACACCTACGCCGGCGACCTCCCGGTCGGGTTGACCCACGAGGAGAAAGTCGAGTACGCCGAGACCGCCTTCGAACTGATGGGTATCGAGGCGTTCGGCCGCCTCGTCGTCTTCGTCGGGCACGCGAGCGAGACGACGAACAACCCCTTCGATTCGAGCCTGGATTGTGGGGCCTGTGCCGGCAATCCCGGTGGCCCGAACGCGCGCGTCCTCGCGGCCATCTGCAACGACCCAGCAGTCCAGACGGCGCTGGCCGACCGCGGTATCGACGTCCCCGGCGACACCGTCTTCCTCGCCGGCGAACACAACACGACGACTGACGAGGTCGAACTCTTCGACGACGAGGTTCCCGAGAGTCACGCCGAGGACCTCGAGAAGCTCCGTGCGGACCTCTCGGTGGCTCGGGAGAACGCCGCTGGCGAACGTGCCGCGGCGATGAAGACAGACGACTCGGCAGGCGTCCGGGAGATCGAACGTCGCGCTGGCGACTGGGCCGAGACGCGCCCGGAGTGGGGGCTGGCCGGTAACGCCGGGTTCGTGATCGGGCCTCGTGAGTTGACGAGCGATCTCGATCTCGATGGACGCGCGTTCCTCCACTCCTACGACCACACGACCGACCCCGACGGCGACGCGCTGGCGGCGATCTTCACGGGCCCGCTGGTCGTCACACAGTGGATCAACGCCCAGTACTACTTCTCGACGGTCGACACCGCTGTCTACGGCAGTGGGTCGAAGATCACACAGAATCCGGTCGGCAACGTCGGCGTCTACCAGGGCAACGGTGGCGACCTGATGACCGGGCTCCCGTTGCAGTCGCTGAAAGCGAGCGTCGACCGGCCCCACCACCAGCCGCTGCGGCTCTCGGTCGCCGTTCACGCGCCCGTCGAGCGTGTCACCGACGTGCTGGCCGAGAACCCGGCGGTGACCGAACTGCTCGACAACGATTGGCTCTCGCTGTCGGTCGTCGACCCCACGCAGGACCATCGCCGCTTCCACTACGAGGAGCACCGCGAGTGGAGCGCGGTCCCGGAGCGTGCCGAAGCGACTGCCGGCGCTCCCAACGCGCCCGCCGTCGCGGACGACTGAGAGCCGGCCCCCTGCTGCTCGCGGTCGGGGCGCGCCTTTCAATACCAGTGGCCACCAAGCCGACGACGTGAGCGACGACGCCACCTCGCGACACGACCGCCTCGACCGCCACGACACTCCCGGGTCGCGCAACTCGCTGCGTCACTGGATTTGGACCCGGAACCCGGTGTGGATGCTCGTCGTGCCGGCGATCATCTGGGCGCTCCAGTTGGTCCCGAGTGTCCGGCTGAAGAACGTCGTGTTGCGGTTGCTCGGGGCCGAAGTCGACGAAGGTGTCGCGCTGGCGTTCGGGGCGACGCCCGACATGCTCTGGCCGGACCTGCTGGAACTCCGTGCGGACGCCATCGTCGGGTACGACGCGACGCTGCTGTGTCACGAGTACCTCCAGGACGAGTACCGCACGGGGACGGTCGTCGTCGGCGAGCGCGCCATGATCGGGGCTGGCGCAGTCGTCCTGCCGGGCGTCCACATCGGGGCGGACGCCCAGGTGGCGGCCAACTCGCTGGTCACCGAGGACGTCCCGCCGGGTGCGACGGTGGTTGGCGTCCCGGCTGAGGTTGTCCGCCGACCGGAGCGGTCGGTGCCCGACGACGGCGTACAGTCACCGGAATCGGGTGATGCCTGACTGGAAGACCCGCTGATTGGGGACGATAAATTCAGCCTCGTCGTTCTCGATGTGGGTGACGAAGACGTCGATCTCCTGGACGACGCCGCGTCGGTCGCCGATCTCGACTTCGTCGCCGATACAGTACGGTTCCGAGAGCAGAAGATAGAAGCCTGCCGCACCCGCTGCGAGTAAGTGTTTGAAGGCCAGTCCACCCAAGAACAGCACGCCGAAGACGTAGACGCCAAGGAGGACGAGCAACGCCGTCGTCGCCACGCCGAGTTGTCCCAGTGCGACGAGGGCAGCCACGTAGAAAATGCTATATTTCACGAGCGGGGCCAGCACCGACACCTGGGGGAGCTTGATCCCTCGAAGTCGCTCGCTGACGGCCAGCGCCGCCTTGTCGCCGACGATCAACCCGACGATGATGGCGAGAGCGGCGACGAATAGCTGGGAGAGATACGTACTGAATCCCGTCCAGAATTGGGTCGGATCGATGACCTGTGCCGTCTGGAGTGCGATGAAGATCGCCAGCGCGTAGACGAATATCGCCGCGAGTAAAGCGACCAGTCCGACTGTCGAGAAGCCGATATTTTGCAGTGAACGCTCGAAGACCGTCCCCTCGACGGCCGCTGGGACGCCCGCCTGCTCGAGCATCGAGCGTGTCATTCGCCAGACGAGATAGCCGAGCACAGTCCCGACGAACAGAACGAGAATCGCCACAGCGACCGCGGTCTCTTCGGAAAACAGTGTCCGCACGAGCTCGGGGACGTTAAGCAGCGGTCGAAGCGCCAGCGCCATCAGTATTCCTCCGGATCGAGTTCGAGGATCAACTCACCGCCTTTGAACGCCCGTACCAGCCCGTCGCTCTCGGAGAGCACGATCGCCGTCGCGTTCGTGTCGCGGGTGACTGCACCCGCTGCCATGTGTCGGGCACCGAGTCCCTTCGGGATGTCGACGCCCTCGGCCGAGGGTTCGAGGTAGCGGTAGGCGGAGACGATCTTCCCCGAATCGGAGATGACGAACGCGCCGTCGAGCCGCGAGAACTCCTTGAGCATGACGTTCACGATCGGATCGCCGACGTGGACGTGTGACTTCTCGAAGGGGTTGTAACTCAGCGGGCGGGACTTGTTCATCACCTTGCCGGCGTCGCCGACGACGAACAGCGCGCCGACCGGTTTGCCCTTCTGGCCTTTCTTCCCGAGCTCGACGGCGACCTCCAGCACGTTCCGGATGACGCCGGGCTCGGCCCGGGAGTTGACGAACAGATCGTAGACGCCAGATTCGGTGAACTCACCGGCGCGGACACGGACGGCGGTGTCGAGGTCGTCGGCGTACGTTTTTCCCAGACAGAGCACGTCGTCGGTCTCTGTGACGAACTCGTTTTCGAGTGCGCCTTCGATGCCGAATCGAATACGGTCGTCGATCGCCGTGAAGTCGAGCGGCAACTCCACGAACCGCTCCGCGCCAGGGCCGTTCTCGGCCCCGACCACGACGACCGCCTCAACCTCTTCGGAAAGTTGTTCATAGAGGGCATCGCTCGGCGCGAACAGAAATACGGCGTCGATATCGGCCGACAGCGTCCCCAGCACGTCGTCGATCTGACTCATTGTGCTAATTTCACTCGGACACGAAAAAAGGGTTGCGGGCGTCCGACCCGACGTGGATAGTGATGGATCGCTTGCGATCGCGACGACGGGGCAAGGCTGTGTCTGGTCCAGTCGTGAGACTTGCCCGGTGGGGCCTCCGTATCGAGGTACATCGCCTGTGCCAAGCGTGGAGCGCTGGACGGGACGTCTTCCACATCGATGGTCGCCCACCCACCAATTATTAAGTATAATCGAATGAAACAATCAGATCGGACAGGGCAGCAATCGTCGAAACACAAACATGGACTTCCAATGAACGAACAACCCCAATCGATCCACGAGCGCGACAGCGAAACCGAACGTACCCGACCGACGACGTCACGGCGTCGGTTCTTGCAGGCAGCGGCCGGAGCCGGTATCGTCGTCGCGAGCGGAGGCGTCGTCGGGCACGCAGCGGCCGATTCTCACACGAACACGCTCCCGTCGCTTCGACGGAACGGTAATCTGATTGAGACGCCTGACGGCGAGACTGTCGAACTCCACGGCGTCAACATCGCCGATCCGAAGCGAGTCGACGTGACTGCCTCGGTACGCGGGAAAGACGCCGTCCAGACCATCGACCTTGCGACGGACGGCAGCCGGGGCTGGCACGCTGACGTCGTCCGACTGCCGGTCCAGCCGGTCGACATCGGCGAACACGAGGCGGGCACGGGACCGGAGCCACCGGCCTTCGACGAATCGCAGTTACAGAGCTACCTCGAGGACCACCTCGATCCGGCCGTCGAGCGCTGTGGCGAAAACGGTGCCTACGCTATCATCGACTATCATCGCCACCGGGACATCCCCTGGACGAATGCGGCACTTGGGGAGGAAGTCCAGCTGTTCTGGGATATCGTCGCGGCGCGGTACGGCGAGATGAACCACGTTATCTTCGAAGTGTACAACGAACCACAGGGCAACCCAAACTACGGTGTCTCGGGCCAAGAGTTGGTGGACTTCTGGAGTGAGTGGAAGTCGACGGCCCAGCCGTGGGTCGACACCATTCGGGAGTACTCAAAGAATCTGGTGCTCGTCGGGTCGCCGCGATGGTCACAGATGACCTTCGGTGCGGTGATCGAGGAGTTCGACGGGGACAATCTCGGCTATACACTCCACCTCTATCCGGCACACGGACCGACGACACCGGCGGACTACGACGACTTCGTCACGCCGCCCAACGACGGCGGTGGGGCGGTTCCCTACGACGACGAGACGCCTGCCTGGGAGGTCACACCGGTCTTCATGACCGAGTGGGGGTTCGATTACGACGCGGGACCGGCCGCGGGCGGCGGCGTCAACGAGGAAACGGCAGCGGGCGCGGATTGGGCGGAATACGATCCAGATTACGGCCATCACGTGACAGAGTGGCTCTCGACGCGCCCGGTACACTCGACCGCATGGGAGTTCGACGTGCTCTGGGACCCCAGTATGTTCACGCGTGGGTTCGACGTCCCCGACGACGAAAGCTGGTCGCCGTACACAGACGGCTCGATCCCGGAGTACGTCACCGATCGACCCGCCGAGTGGGAGCTCCAGACCGGTGGCGGCTACATGGGCGACACGGTGAAGCAGTTCCTGCGGCGAGACCCCGACAACGACGGCCGGATCGAGGATGTGACTGGCGACGGTGAAACCACCATCGGGGACGTGCGGAGACTCCTGAACAACCGCGACAGCGAGGGGGTCCAGACGCACGCACACGCCTACGATTTCAACGGCGACGGGACCGTCAACGCCGGCGACGTTCTCGCGCTATTCAGAGAGATATATTGAGCGTGGCGCTGTCGGTGGTTCTCCGCCGCTCCCGTTTGTCCGGTTCGAAATGAGCTCGTTCGAGAAACGACGTGAACGACGGACGACGACGTGAACGCGTCAGAGAGTCAGGCTGCCGCCCCGACGTACAGCACGGCGACGAGGAACACCCAGACCGCGTCGACGAAGTGCCAGTACATCGAGACGGTGCTGACCGAGGTGTGGCGATGCTCCGAGTACTGGCCGGCGAGCCCGCGCACGAAGACGATGCCGAGCAAGATTGCTCCAAGTGAGACGTGCGCCCCGTGGAGGCCAGTCAGGCCGTAGAAGGCGCTCCCGAAGGTGCCGGTCGACAGCGAGAAGCCGTCGACGACGATGAACTGGTAGTACTCGTAGGCCTGGCCGGCGATGAAGACGACGCCAAGCGCGAGGGTGACACCGAGCCACTGGAGGAACCGACGACGGTTCCCGCGCCGGAGCGCGAGGTGAGCGACGTGCAGCGTCACGCTCGAAGCGATCAGGATGGCGGTGTTGACGACGACGAGGCTCCCCAGCAGGTGGGGAAGGTGATCGGGCGGCCACGCGCCGGCCCGGATGAAGAAGTAGTAGACGAACCCGGCACCGAAGGTCGCGATCTCGGAGCCGAGGAAAAGCAACATCCCCAGCCGGAGGCCGCTGCCCCCACCTGCATCGACTCCGCGATGCCAGAAGTCCACGACGAAGGCGTGATACAGCCACCCGTACAACCCAACCAGAAACAGGAAGACGCTGGCGACGATGGCTGCCGGACCGGCCGTGGGGCCGATCAGCGGATCTTCGCCGCTTCCGAGCAGCCAGAGTGCGGCCCCGGCATAGATCCCCGCCGCGCCGATGGCCGTGATGAACGGCCACCAGCTCGCCTCCCCGAACCCGCGCGGCCAGTCCTCCTCGGCGGGCAGGTGATGTCCCTCGCCCGCATCCGAGTCTTCGACGATGCTCATAGCGCTGGGTTCCCAGCCAGCGGGCAAAAAGGCACCTTCGGGGGAGTCTTTTGCCGCCGTTGGTCGGCCCCAGGGGCGGCTGGCCCGCCAGATCACGAACTCGTTGCCCGAGTCGGAACCTACACGGACCGGACCCGCGAAGGGGGCACGATGACGTCGCCAGCGAACCGACGACTCGTGCGTCGAGTGGTCGCGATTGTGGCTCTCGGAGCAGCCGGCCTCGCGGCTCCGACAGTCGCCGCCCACGGCGGGAGCCTCGGGGCGAGTGCCCGCGAGAGCGTCACCGTCCCGACCTGGCTGTTCTTGCTGACCGGCGGAGCCGTCGTGGGCGCGTCGTTCCTGCTTGCGAGTTTCGTCACCGATCGCCGGCTCGTCGAGGAGATCCACGGCTGGCGGGCGTCGCTACCGTTTCCCGGACGGCGGACGCTGGCGTCGATCGCGCGCGTCGGGGGTGTCCTCGGGGTGGCTTGCGTCGTCGCGATCGGGTACGTCGGCCCGCAGAACGGGTTGAGCAACCTCGCGATCCTGGTCGTCTGGGTCGGGTGGTGGGCCGGTTACACCATGAGCGCGTACCTGCTCGGCGAGACGTGGTCGACGGTCAACCCCTGGCGGACGCTCGCCGAAGTGCTCCCCTCACTGGATCGCTCGCTCCCGTCGGTCGGTGCCTGGCCGGCCGTCGTCGGGTTGCTCACGCTCATCTGGATCGAGGTCGTCAGCCCGCTCGCCGACGATCCCGCCCTGCTGTCGACGGTCGTGGTCGGCTACTCCGTGGTGACACTCGCGGGCGCAATCGTCTACGGTCCCGATCACTGGTTCGATCGTGTCGACCCGATCGCGGCCGTTTTCAGCTACTACGGCCACGTCGCACCAGTCGTCACCGCCAAGAGTGGCGATGCCCGGCGCGACAGCGAGCACCCAGAAGACGCGAACTCCGTGGCCCTTCGACTGCCGGGTGTCGGACTGACTCGCGCCGATCTCGTGACGGATTCGAGTGAGGTCGCGTTCGTCGTCGCGCTGCTGTGGTCGACGACCTACGACGGGTTCGTGGCGACGCCTGCCTGGGAGTCACTGATTGCCCCGCTCGTCGAGATGGGGGTGCCGGCCCACCTCATCTATCCGTCCGCACTCGCCGCCGGGTTCGTCGTCTTTCTCGGCGTCTACCGACTCGCCGCCCGAGTCGCTCGCTCGACCGGCGAGA
Coding sequences within:
- a CDS encoding acyltransferase: MSDDATSRHDRLDRHDTPGSRNSLRHWIWTRNPVWMLVVPAIIWALQLVPSVRLKNVVLRLLGAEVDEGVALAFGATPDMLWPDLLELRADAIVGYDATLLCHEYLQDEYRTGTVVVGERAMIGAGAVVLPGVHIGADAQVAANSLVTEDVPPGATVVGVPAEVVRRPERSVPDDGVQSPESGDA
- a CDS encoding mechanosensitive ion channel domain-containing protein — protein: MALALRPLLNVPELVRTLFSEETAVAVAILVLFVGTVLGYLVWRMTRSMLEQAGVPAAVEGTVFERSLQNIGFSTVGLVALLAAIFVYALAIFIALQTAQVIDPTQFWTGFSTYLSQLFVAALAIIVGLIVGDKAALAVSERLRGIKLPQVSVLAPLVKYSIFYVAALVALGQLGVATTALLVLLGVYVFGVLFLGGLAFKHLLAAGAAGFYLLLSEPYCIGDEVEIGDRRGVVQEIDVFVTHIENDEAEFIVPNQRVFQSGITRFR
- the dacZ gene encoding diadenylate cyclase DacZ; amino-acid sequence: MSQIDDVLGTLSADIDAVFLFAPSDALYEQLSEEVEAVVVVGAENGPGAERFVELPLDFTAIDDRIRFGIEGALENEFVTETDDVLCLGKTYADDLDTAVRVRAGEFTESGVYDLFVNSRAEPGVIRNVLEVAVELGKKGQKGKPVGALFVVGDAGKVMNKSRPLSYNPFEKSHVHVGDPIVNVMLKEFSRLDGAFVISDSGKIVSAYRYLEPSAEGVDIPKGLGARHMAAGAVTRDTNATAIVLSESDGLVRAFKGGELILELDPEEY
- a CDS encoding cellulase family glycosylhydrolase — its product is MNEQPQSIHERDSETERTRPTTSRRRFLQAAAGAGIVVASGGVVGHAAADSHTNTLPSLRRNGNLIETPDGETVELHGVNIADPKRVDVTASVRGKDAVQTIDLATDGSRGWHADVVRLPVQPVDIGEHEAGTGPEPPAFDESQLQSYLEDHLDPAVERCGENGAYAIIDYHRHRDIPWTNAALGEEVQLFWDIVAARYGEMNHVIFEVYNEPQGNPNYGVSGQELVDFWSEWKSTAQPWVDTIREYSKNLVLVGSPRWSQMTFGAVIEEFDGDNLGYTLHLYPAHGPTTPADYDDFVTPPNDGGGAVPYDDETPAWEVTPVFMTEWGFDYDAGPAAGGGVNEETAAGADWAEYDPDYGHHVTEWLSTRPVHSTAWEFDVLWDPSMFTRGFDVPDDESWSPYTDGSIPEYVTDRPAEWELQTGGGYMGDTVKQFLRRDPDNDGRIEDVTGDGETTIGDVRRLLNNRDSEGVQTHAHAYDFNGDGTVNAGDVLALFREIY
- a CDS encoding cytochrome c oxidase subunit 3, with amino-acid sequence MSIVEDSDAGEGHHLPAEEDWPRGFGEASWWPFITAIGAAGIYAGAALWLLGSGEDPLIGPTAGPAAIVASVFLFLVGLYGWLYHAFVVDFWHRGVDAGGGSGLRLGMLLFLGSEIATFGAGFVYYFFIRAGAWPPDHLPHLLGSLVVVNTAILIASSVTLHVAHLALRRGNRRRFLQWLGVTLALGVVFIAGQAYEYYQFIVVDGFSLSTGTFGSAFYGLTGLHGAHVSLGAILLGIVFVRGLAGQYSEHRHTSVSTVSMYWHFVDAVWVFLVAVLYVGAAA